A window of the Nitrosopumilus ureiphilus genome harbors these coding sequences:
- a CDS encoding acetyl-CoA carboxylase biotin carboxylase subunit, translated as MIEKVLIANRGEIALRVIRTCKALGIKTVAVYSDEDYNSMHVKQASEAYHIGEAAPAKSYLNQEKILDVMLSAGADAVHPGYGFLSENDDFARLCEKNKITFIGPTADSMNLCGDKMKCKAAMLKAKVPTVPGSPGLVNDAAEAEKIANEIGYPVMLKSVYGGGGRGIRIVNNDKELREGFESVTGESISAVGKSAILVEKFLEKTRHIEYQFARDTHGNTVHIFERECSIQRRNQKLIEQTPSPVVDEEIRARVGEQVCRAADAVGYTNLGTAEFLRADNGEFYFIEINARLQVEHPITEFVSGLDLVKLQLDIANGEPIPFKQNDLKMNGYAIECRINAEDTFLDFAPSTGPVPDVTIPAGPGVRCDTYLYPGCTVSPFYDSLMAKLVTWGQTFEESRTRMLAALNDFYIQGVETSIPLYKTILNSDEYKNGDLSTDFLKRYGMIDKLTDDLKKEKVEKSEAAIAAAIVHSEYFKSRIQKDSTSSYNWMYKLD; from the coding sequence ATGATTGAGAAAGTACTGATTGCAAACAGAGGAGAGATTGCATTGCGTGTTATTAGAACATGTAAAGCACTTGGAATCAAAACTGTTGCCGTATATTCTGATGAAGATTACAACTCGATGCATGTAAAACAAGCATCTGAAGCATACCATATTGGAGAAGCAGCTCCTGCAAAATCATATCTCAATCAAGAAAAAATTCTTGATGTTATGCTATCTGCAGGTGCTGATGCAGTTCATCCAGGTTATGGTTTCTTATCTGAAAACGATGACTTTGCCAGACTATGTGAGAAAAATAAAATTACTTTTATCGGCCCAACTGCTGACTCTATGAATCTATGTGGTGATAAAATGAAATGTAAAGCCGCCATGCTAAAAGCTAAAGTTCCGACAGTTCCCGGAAGTCCAGGTCTCGTAAATGATGCAGCAGAAGCAGAAAAAATTGCAAATGAGATTGGTTATCCTGTAATGTTAAAATCAGTTTATGGTGGTGGGGGTCGTGGAATTAGAATTGTTAATAACGACAAAGAATTACGAGAAGGCTTTGAATCTGTCACTGGAGAGTCAATCTCTGCAGTTGGAAAATCTGCAATCTTAGTTGAAAAATTCCTAGAGAAAACACGACACATTGAATATCAATTTGCCAGAGATACTCATGGTAACACTGTTCATATTTTTGAAAGGGAATGTTCTATTCAAAGACGTAATCAAAAGTTGATTGAACAAACTCCATCTCCAGTAGTTGATGAAGAAATAAGAGCACGTGTTGGTGAACAAGTTTGTAGAGCAGCAGATGCAGTTGGTTACACCAATTTAGGTACTGCAGAGTTTCTAAGGGCAGATAACGGAGAATTTTACTTTATTGAAATTAATGCACGATTGCAAGTAGAGCACCCAATTACAGAATTCGTATCTGGATTAGATTTAGTGAAATTACAATTAGATATTGCAAATGGCGAACCAATTCCCTTCAAACAAAATGATCTTAAAATGAATGGATATGCAATTGAGTGCAGAATTAACGCTGAAGATACCTTCTTGGACTTTGCTCCATCAACAGGACCTGTTCCAGATGTAACAATTCCTGCAGGGCCAGGTGTTCGATGTGATACTTACTTGTATCCAGGATGCACAGTTTCTCCATTTTATGACTCACTTATGGCAAAACTTGTAACATGGGGTCAAACATTTGAAGAATCTAGAACTAGGATGCTTGCTGCATTAAATGACTTTTACATTCAAGGAGTTGAGACATCTATTCCACTATACAAAACAATTCTAAATTCTGATGAATACAAAAATGGAGATCTTTCAACAGATTTCTTAAAACGATATGGGATGATTGATAAATTAACTGATGATCTTAAAAAAGAGAAAGTGGAGAAAAGTGAAGCAGCAATTGCTGCCGCAATAGTTCATTCTGAATATTTTAAGAGTCGCATACAAAAAGATTCTACCTCAAGCTATAACTGGATGTATAAATTGGATTGA
- a CDS encoding acetyl-CoA carboxylase biotin carboxyl carrier protein subunit: protein MDYKIPDIEKSFDGKIVKSLGNNDYIIKINDNEHNLKIISMNSSGIEFILDQKYHKAKYLEQSTNEMNIVIDNVPIIINRYSHFDEVVYKHSGGAGASNTQLSLKSQIPGKVVSIAVAEGDSVKKGDVVCTLESMKMQVSVKAHKDGVVKSIKIKETASVAKGDPIADIE, encoded by the coding sequence ATGGATTATAAAATACCAGACATAGAAAAATCATTTGATGGAAAGATAGTGAAAAGTCTTGGAAATAATGATTACATAATTAAAATAAATGATAATGAACACAACTTGAAAATTATTAGTATGAATTCTAGTGGAATTGAATTTATTTTAGATCAAAAATATCACAAGGCAAAATATCTTGAACAGTCAACTAACGAAATGAATATTGTAATTGATAATGTTCCAATTATTATTAATCGATACTCTCACTTTGATGAAGTTGTTTACAAGCACTCAGGAGGTGCTGGTGCTAGTAATACACAGTTATCATTGAAGAGTCAAATTCCTGGCAAGGTTGTATCAATTGCAGTTGCTGAAGGAGATTCAGTAAAGAAGGGTGATGTTGTTTGTACACTTGAGTCAATGAAGATGCAAGTTTCAGTAAAGGCTCACAAAGACGGAGTTGTGAAATCAATTAAAATTAAAGAGACAGCATCTGTCGCCAAAGGCGATCCTATTGCTGATATAGAATAA
- a CDS encoding redoxin domain-containing protein — MTLNIGDIAPNFELPDTELKLRTLDEFKGKKIVLSFIVAASSPVCETELCTLRDSWQEIADLGAQVIAISNDGPFANKAFAEKNNFNFPLLGDYASKTIRDYDILMPDLLHIKGYNAAKRSVFIIMEDGKIGYKWVSEDPLKEPNYEEIKNFLK, encoded by the coding sequence ATGACATTGAATATTGGAGATATAGCTCCTAACTTTGAACTTCCAGATACAGAATTGAAATTACGGACTTTGGATGAATTTAAGGGCAAAAAAATTGTATTATCATTCATAGTTGCTGCCAGTTCACCAGTTTGTGAAACAGAATTGTGTACTTTGAGAGACTCTTGGCAAGAAATTGCAGATCTTGGTGCACAAGTAATAGCAATCAGTAATGATGGTCCATTTGCAAATAAAGCATTTGCCGAAAAAAATAACTTCAATTTTCCTTTGTTGGGAGATTATGCAAGTAAAACAATTCGCGACTATGACATATTGATGCCAGATTTACTCCATATCAAAGGCTACAATGCTGCAAAACGTTCTGTGTTCATAATTATGGAAGACGGAAAGATTGGTTACAAATGGGTTTCAGAAGATCCATTAAAAGAGCCAAACTATGAAGAAATTAAAAATTTCCTGAAATAG
- a CDS encoding NADH-quinone oxidoreductase subunit A yields MFGFAVAAMAPALIISRMISPRKRSNPVKFLPMECGQVPTGEGRTHFMMQYYPYILMFVVFDVMAIFLYAWGSALLELPKSATLPMMGFLAIMFGAMAFALYQSGRRRIW; encoded by the coding sequence ATGTTTGGCTTTGCTGTAGCAGCAATGGCTCCAGCATTAATAATTTCAAGAATGATTTCTCCAAGAAAACGAAGTAATCCTGTAAAGTTTTTGCCAATGGAATGTGGTCAAGTCCCAACTGGTGAAGGAAGAACTCATTTCATGATGCAATATTATCCTTACATTCTCATGTTTGTTGTTTTTGATGTAATGGCAATTTTCTTGTATGCCTGGGGCAGTGCTCTTTTGGAACTTCCTAAAAGTGCAACACTGCCTATGATGGGATTTTTAGCAATTATGTTTGGTGCAATGGCGTTTGCATTATATCAATCAGGGAGAAGGAGAATATGGTAG
- a CDS encoding NADH-quinone oxidoreductase subunit B gives MLKDLVTPENANVFIGKLGDILEKAIDKPLGYAINWGRIWSLWPVHIETACCSVEFGAASSPRYDVERFGIIEAFGSLRQCDLVVVQGTITRKMAPRLRLVYDQMPEPKYVIAMGACAITGGLYFDSYNVLPGIDGVIPVDVYVPGCPPRPETLIQGCMLLQEKIKRMKARKFV, from the coding sequence TTGCTTAAAGACTTGGTAACGCCAGAAAACGCAAATGTCTTTATCGGAAAGTTAGGAGACATTTTAGAAAAAGCAATTGATAAGCCATTGGGCTATGCCATCAATTGGGGTAGAATTTGGTCACTCTGGCCTGTCCACATTGAAACAGCTTGTTGCAGTGTTGAATTTGGCGCAGCATCAAGTCCTAGATATGATGTTGAAAGATTTGGTATCATTGAAGCATTTGGTTCACTTAGACAATGTGATTTAGTTGTTGTTCAAGGAACTATTACAAGAAAAATGGCGCCACGTCTTAGGTTAGTTTATGATCAAATGCCAGAACCAAAATATGTTATTGCTATGGGAGCTTGTGCAATTACTGGAGGGTTGTATTTTGATTCATACAACGTACTTCCAGGAATTGATGGAGTTATTCCAGTTGATGTCTATGTTCCAGGTTGCCCACCTAGACCTGAAACTCTAATCCAAGGTTGTATGTTACTGCAAGAGAAAATTAAGAGAATGAAGGCTAGGAAGTTTGTATAA
- a CDS encoding NADH-quinone oxidoreductase subunit C, protein MSSDSEKPSADVKPEEKTSPPAKKPEEKPVDLPAFEKGISDKIVEKFGDKVEVAFVKQDRVGINVGRENVHDVAEFIRDGLNYDHVESVSGVDYPQDKEIEVVYHIGSYTDSSLASQILVLSTRAQREENPIPGNDATKLPTLRDVFYSVEFHEREVFEMFGVYFEGHPDNRRLLLPEDWADLPPLRKDFAIKGR, encoded by the coding sequence ATGAGCTCTGATTCTGAAAAACCTTCTGCAGATGTAAAGCCTGAAGAGAAAACTTCACCTCCTGCAAAAAAACCTGAAGAAAAACCCGTAGATTTACCTGCATTTGAAAAAGGAATTTCTGATAAAATTGTTGAAAAATTTGGGGATAAAGTTGAAGTTGCATTTGTAAAACAGGATAGAGTCGGAATCAATGTTGGAAGAGAAAATGTTCATGATGTTGCTGAATTCATTCGTGATGGATTAAACTATGATCACGTAGAATCTGTTTCAGGTGTAGATTATCCTCAAGATAAAGAAATTGAGGTTGTTTATCATATAGGATCTTATACTGATTCTTCATTGGCAAGTCAAATTCTTGTTTTATCCACCAGGGCACAAAGAGAAGAAAACCCAATTCCTGGAAATGATGCAACTAAACTTCCAACTCTTAGAGATGTATTTTACAGTGTAGAATTTCATGAAAGAGAAGTTTTTGAAATGTTTGGAGTTTACTTTGAAGGACATCCTGATAATAGACGATTACTCTTGCCAGAAGATTGGGCAGATTTACCACCACTTAGAAAGGACTTTGCAATAAAGGGAAGATAG
- a CDS encoding NADH-quinone oxidoreductase subunit D, whose amino-acid sequence MTTELPPGLALQKVDERIMTLNVGPQHPGSGHMRIIVQIDGDYIVACDPDPGYVHRGEEKMAEYRNYITNIPHLERPVIHDSCNILYPYVLGVEEIVGIEVPERAKYVRVIASELNRCIYTMYWLAIYGIFLGHSTMFMWPAGDRELLIDLMEKMTGARVTHAHFVPGGVRNDLPPNFEDVCLRQVNYFEKRIKEYAAVFYDNPILISRTRDTGILSRQDAIRLGTTGSVLRASGVDYDLRIKEPYDVYDELDVHTNVMKEGDSYARSRVPWLDMMESCNIIRQALQKMPKSGSVRTKLKPNPKGKGLNSVYKRVESGRGSLGCYIVSDGKTEPYRLKMSVGSFRNLIALPYLLKGEKLGNMPSVYWSLNYWPVEADR is encoded by the coding sequence ATGACTACTGAATTACCTCCTGGACTAGCACTCCAAAAAGTTGATGAGAGAATAATGACTCTCAATGTTGGACCACAACATCCAGGTTCTGGTCACATGAGAATTATTGTTCAAATTGATGGTGATTATATTGTAGCATGTGATCCCGATCCTGGATATGTTCATCGTGGTGAAGAAAAAATGGCAGAGTATAGAAATTACATTACAAACATTCCTCACTTAGAAAGACCAGTAATTCATGATTCATGTAATATTCTTTATCCATATGTTTTGGGAGTTGAAGAAATTGTTGGGATTGAAGTCCCAGAACGTGCAAAATATGTTAGAGTTATTGCATCTGAACTAAACCGATGTATTTACACAATGTACTGGCTAGCAATTTATGGTATTTTCTTAGGACATTCTACAATGTTCATGTGGCCTGCAGGTGATCGTGAACTCTTAATTGATCTAATGGAAAAAATGACTGGTGCAAGAGTTACACATGCTCACTTTGTTCCAGGTGGAGTAAGAAATGATTTGCCCCCAAACTTTGAAGATGTTTGTTTACGTCAAGTAAATTACTTTGAAAAACGTATCAAAGAATATGCCGCAGTGTTTTACGATAACCCCATTCTGATTTCTAGAACTCGTGATACTGGTATTCTTTCCCGTCAAGATGCAATTAGACTTGGTACAACTGGTTCTGTACTTCGTGCAAGTGGTGTAGATTATGATCTTCGAATAAAGGAACCTTATGATGTCTATGATGAATTAGATGTTCACACTAATGTAATGAAGGAAGGCGATTCTTATGCAAGATCAAGAGTTCCGTGGCTTGATATGATGGAAAGTTGTAATATTATTAGACAAGCATTACAAAAAATGCCCAAGTCTGGTTCTGTTAGAACTAAACTAAAACCTAATCCAAAAGGTAAAGGCCTTAACTCAGTGTACAAACGTGTTGAATCTGGAAGAGGTTCTCTAGGATGTTATATTGTGTCTGATGGCAAAACCGAGCCATACAGACTGAAGATGAGTGTTGGCTCTTTTAGAAACTTAATTGCATTGCCCTATCTTCTCAAAGGCGAAAAACTTGGTAACATGCCATCTGTTTATTGGAGTCTTAACTATTGGCCAGTGGAGGCAGACCGATAA
- the nuoH gene encoding NADH-quinone oxidoreductase subunit NuoH, producing MSVIAPKFKLSEFIKSLLDNVFWILLILVLIGIPLVFMVLFAIEMPVINGELLTPFLALTWIADPSRTLPIIKAFMATDIFRVIAFPGFGFAALLAAGTIFVERKMLAKLQLRVGPFYCGKIEGILQLMGDGLKLISKEIIIPAKADKPIFWAAPVMFVGAAAAFVALIPVAPGWVVADVDLGLLGVFAVIGFFPIITILSAWSANSKFPFIGGIRALFQMVSFEIPLILSLLGVVILTGTLNLSEIAASQSSFPWIVFLPVGAIVFFITMLAELERIPFDLPEAESEIVAGWLTELSGMMYGLVQLGTYLKLYAFAALFVVLFLGGWNGPMVVPPFPAEILTDGIVMGPITANIPGLPLFTQEMLNGTLWFVLKTVGVIFFILLPRGVFPRIRIDMLLSLGWTKLIGLAFVNIFIALGLLYAGVLGPGGLQ from the coding sequence ATGTCCGTAATTGCACCAAAATTCAAACTTAGTGAATTTATCAAATCACTACTTGATAATGTCTTTTGGATACTCTTGATATTGGTTTTAATTGGAATTCCATTAGTCTTCATGGTTTTATTTGCAATCGAAATGCCTGTCATTAATGGGGAATTACTTACACCATTTCTTGCATTAACTTGGATAGCAGATCCATCACGTACTCTTCCAATTATCAAAGCCTTCATGGCAACTGATATTTTTCGAGTAATAGCATTTCCAGGATTTGGTTTTGCAGCACTACTTGCTGCGGGTACAATTTTTGTTGAAAGAAAAATGCTTGCAAAATTACAATTGAGAGTTGGTCCATTTTACTGTGGAAAAATTGAAGGTATTTTACAATTAATGGGAGATGGACTAAAATTAATCTCAAAAGAAATTATCATTCCTGCAAAAGCCGATAAGCCAATTTTTTGGGCAGCACCAGTAATGTTTGTTGGTGCAGCTGCAGCATTTGTGGCATTAATTCCTGTTGCACCAGGTTGGGTAGTTGCAGATGTAGATTTAGGATTACTGGGAGTATTTGCAGTGATTGGATTTTTCCCAATCATTACAATTCTTTCTGCATGGTCTGCAAATAGTAAATTCCCATTCATTGGAGGCATCAGAGCTTTATTCCAGATGGTTTCATTTGAAATTCCATTAATTCTATCTTTGTTAGGCGTTGTTATTCTAACTGGAACTCTAAACTTATCTGAAATTGCAGCAAGTCAATCTAGTTTCCCTTGGATTGTATTTTTACCAGTTGGTGCTATTGTCTTTTTCATTACAATGCTAGCAGAATTAGAAAGAATTCCATTTGACTTACCAGAGGCAGAAAGTGAGATTGTAGCTGGGTGGTTAACTGAATTATCTGGAATGATGTATGGGCTTGTTCAATTAGGAACCTATCTGAAACTTTATGCATTTGCAGCATTGTTTGTAGTGTTATTCCTTGGTGGATGGAATGGTCCAATGGTTGTGCCTCCATTCCCAGCAGAAATTCTTACAGATGGAATCGTAATGGGTCCTATTACTGCTAATATTCCCGGATTACCATTATTCACACAAGAAATGCTTAATGGGACACTTTGGTTTGTTCTAAAAACTGTTGGAGTCATCTTCTTCATACTATTACCAAGAGGTGTGTTCCCAAGAATTAGAATTGATATGCTATTGAGTCTTGGTTGGACCAAACTTATTGGACTTGCATTCGTTAACATCTTTATTGCTCTAGGATTGCTTTACGCTGGAGTGTTAGGACCAGGAGGATTACAATAA
- a CDS encoding NADH-quinone oxidoreductase subunit I, producing the protein MGTATGIIRALNSGIKHIATKRFTLRYPEEKLKFVGDGYQYDPSTGVGIAGLKGRHMLFHDHCTGCQLCSIACEGVAEAIAMVKVPEEQKQNKKSIMPQIDYGKCVFCGLCVDACPFYALYMTNDYELSSFSKEGLIYTPAQLAVKPYVAQDSEIQITDRGASHG; encoded by the coding sequence ATGGGAACTGCAACAGGTATTATTCGTGCATTAAACTCTGGAATTAAACATATTGCAACAAAACGATTTACACTTCGTTATCCTGAAGAGAAACTAAAATTTGTAGGTGATGGATACCAATATGATCCTTCTACAGGTGTTGGAATTGCTGGACTAAAGGGACGACATATGTTATTTCATGATCATTGTACTGGTTGTCAATTATGTTCTATTGCATGTGAAGGTGTTGCAGAGGCAATTGCAATGGTTAAAGTTCCAGAAGAGCAAAAACAAAATAAAAAATCTATCATGCCACAAATTGATTATGGCAAATGTGTTTTTTGTGGACTATGTGTTGATGCATGCCCATTTTATGCTCTTTACATGACTAACGATTATGAACTTTCTTCATTTTCAAAAGAAGGATTAATCTATACTCCTGCGCAGCTTGCTGTAAAACCATATGTAGCACAAGATAGTGAAATCCAAATTACTGATAGAGGTGCATCACATGGCTGA
- a CDS encoding NADH-quinone oxidoreductase subunit J family protein yields the protein MADAAFLALTVITIGSAIAALELRSLIYGSIALMGTLGGIAGFFFLLDSPFVALFQLAVYVGSIAVLILFTVMLVKRELIFKKIEDKRRKFAGIGLMLVVMVTLGAVFLDSGIKTITTDEPPVDFRDIGTDFVTYYWPALILMGLILAGSVTGALVLAKREDVENDQRTS from the coding sequence ATGGCTGATGCAGCATTTCTTGCATTAACTGTAATAACAATTGGTTCAGCAATTGCTGCACTTGAATTAAGATCATTGATTTATGGCTCAATTGCTTTAATGGGAACGCTTGGTGGTATAGCAGGATTCTTCTTCTTGTTGGATTCACCATTTGTTGCATTGTTCCAATTAGCAGTGTATGTCGGTTCCATCGCTGTCCTGATTTTGTTTACTGTAATGTTAGTAAAAAGAGAATTAATTTTCAAAAAAATTGAAGATAAGAGGAGAAAGTTTGCAGGAATTGGGTTAATGTTAGTAGTTATGGTGACACTAGGGGCTGTATTCTTGGATTCAGGAATTAAAACAATAACTACTGATGAACCCCCAGTTGATTTTAGAGATATTGGTACTGACTTTGTAACATATTATTGGCCTGCTTTAATTTTAATGGGATTAATTTTAGCTGGTTCTGTAACTGGTGCACTAGTTTTAGCCAAACGAGAGGATGTGGAAAATGACCAGCGAACTAGTTGA
- the nuoK gene encoding NADH-quinone oxidoreductase subunit NuoK, whose translation MTSELVDFTLVSVALLGIGIYGLAVKRNFIRMLFAVEIIINAANLNLVAFGRFLPHSGGQTLALFSIAIAAAEVAVGLSLIIVAYRMYQNIDIADFRSLKG comes from the coding sequence ATGACCAGCGAACTAGTTGATTTTACACTTGTATCCGTTGCTCTGTTGGGCATAGGAATTTACGGTCTTGCAGTGAAACGCAATTTCATTCGAATGTTATTTGCAGTTGAAATTATTATCAATGCTGCAAATCTTAACCTTGTAGCATTTGGTAGATTCTTACCTCATAGTGGTGGCCAGACTTTGGCTTTATTCTCAATCGCAATTGCAGCAGCTGAAGTAGCAGTTGGATTGTCCTTGATTATTGTTGCTTATCGAATGTATCAAAATATAGATATTGCAGACTTTAGGAGTTTGAAAGGCTAA
- a CDS encoding complex I subunit 4 family protein, with translation MEYALLQAIFLPLLLSPVAYIIGRKVGPTQAMWFTFAILLYTTILVITAALSGTVEEHYPWTEQFGEFGFLLDGLASPFAIIIYVLSTILVLYSKPYMIHIFHEQFEEEQKINTSSSGQTSVIESSSLSNYVNAKSGLYFALYLVFAMGMLGTILATNLIEFYLFFEFMLIPGFFLVALWGAGQRRKIGLMFLFWTHAGAVVLLLGFLMIGLTIGSFDFADIHESEIPQDIVMLSAIAIALGLGVKLAVFMFHIWLPYVHGSAPTPISALLSPAMIGIGAYGIFRLIVEFLPTTFADLAIWFHIWGLVTMIYGGAMALMQDDLKRLLAYSSISQMGYILFGIGSISVLGLSGAEMMYVTHGIGKGILFMMAGIIILKVGTRSISKLGGLAGKMPITAVCAVIGALTIMGVPPTSGFMGEWILFYGALETAIEEGSTIRAVTFGLGLVATVLTMSYMLWMLKRVFFGKTPEHLENVKEGSWYMTAPMMVLAGFSIVVGIYPDIFLKTIIPYMNGVLGV, from the coding sequence ATGGAATATGCATTATTACAGGCAATTTTCTTGCCATTGTTACTGTCTCCGGTGGCCTACATTATCGGAAGAAAAGTTGGTCCAACACAAGCAATGTGGTTTACGTTTGCAATTTTACTTTACACAACAATTCTTGTAATCACTGCTGCACTTTCCGGAACTGTTGAAGAACACTATCCATGGACGGAACAGTTTGGTGAGTTTGGTTTCTTATTAGACGGTTTAGCATCACCGTTTGCAATAATTATTTATGTGCTATCTACTATCTTGGTACTTTACTCAAAACCATACATGATTCATATATTCCACGAACAATTCGAAGAAGAACAAAAAATCAATACATCTTCAAGTGGACAGACATCCGTAATTGAATCTTCTTCTCTTTCAAATTATGTAAATGCAAAATCTGGACTTTATTTTGCACTTTATCTTGTCTTTGCAATGGGAATGCTTGGAACAATTCTTGCAACAAACCTAATTGAATTCTATCTGTTCTTTGAGTTCATGTTGATTCCAGGTTTCTTCTTAGTTGCACTTTGGGGTGCAGGTCAAAGAAGAAAGATTGGTTTAATGTTTTTGTTTTGGACTCATGCAGGCGCAGTTGTTTTACTATTAGGCTTTTTAATGATTGGTCTCACAATTGGAAGTTTTGACTTTGCAGATATTCATGAATCAGAAATTCCACAAGACATTGTAATGCTCTCTGCAATTGCAATTGCATTAGGTCTTGGAGTTAAACTGGCAGTCTTCATGTTCCACATTTGGCTTCCATATGTCCACGGTTCTGCACCTACACCAATTAGTGCATTATTGTCACCTGCCATGATCGGAATTGGTGCTTATGGTATTTTCAGATTAATTGTTGAATTCTTACCTACAACATTTGCAGACCTTGCAATATGGTTCCACATTTGGGGGCTAGTTACAATGATTTATGGTGGTGCAATGGCACTTATGCAGGATGACTTGAAACGTCTTCTTGCTTATTCTAGTATTAGTCAGATGGGTTACATCCTGTTTGGTATTGGCTCAATTTCTGTACTTGGTCTTTCAGGTGCAGAAATGATGTATGTAACACACGGTATTGGAAAAGGCATCCTCTTCATGATGGCTGGAATTATTATCCTTAAGGTTGGAACAAGAAGCATCTCCAAACTTGGAGGATTAGCTGGAAAGATGCCAATTACAGCAGTGTGTGCAGTTATTGGTGCATTGACAATCATGGGTGTGCCACCAACTAGTGGATTCATGGGAGAATGGATTCTCTTTTACGGTGCATTAGAGACTGCAATTGAAGAGGGCTCAACAATTAGAGCGGTGACATTTGGTTTAGGTCTTGTTGCAACTGTTCTTACAATGTCTTATATGCTTTGGATGCTAAAACGCGTGTTCTTTGGAAAAACTCCTGAACATCTTGAAAATGTGAAAGAAGGAAGTTGGTACATGACTGCACCAATGATGGTATTGGCAGGATTTTCTATTGTAGTGGGAATTTATCCGGATATCTTTTTGAAAACAATTATTCCGTACATGAATGGAGTGTTAGGGGTTTAG